The following coding sequences lie in one Rutidosis leptorrhynchoides isolate AG116_Rl617_1_P2 chromosome 6, CSIRO_AGI_Rlap_v1, whole genome shotgun sequence genomic window:
- the LOC139855451 gene encoding peroxidase 47-like has product MVFMLRQCNGLNMNYYLLSCLMAEFIIKNSVNSALSADPTLAAGLIRMHFHDCFIQGCDASILLDSTTDNTAEKDSPANLSLRGYKVIDDAKKLVENMCPGVVSCADIVAMAARDAVFFAGGPVYDIPKGRKDGTRSKLEDTRNLPSPNFNSSELIQMFKHHGFTTQEMVALSGGHTLGVARCSSFKNRLKSFDSTNNVDPSIDKQFVKTLAKTCNAGDNAEQPFDSSRNMFDNDYYNALQKQAGVLSSDQTLMTDPSTRLIVNAYAMNQAMFFFDFQRAMVKMGLLDVKETGEVRQNCRKIN; this is encoded by the exons ATGGTATTCATGTTGAGACAGTGTAACGGTCTCAATATGAATTACTACTTATTGAGTTGTCTTATGGCCGAATTCATTATCAAGAACTCGGTCAATTCTGCTTTGAGCGCAGATCCAACTCTCGCAGCAGGTCTTATTAGAATGCATTTTCATGATTGTTTCATTCAG gGGTGTGATGCATCTATTTTGCTTGATTCTACGACTGACAACACGGCTGAGAAGGACTCGCCTGCTAATTTGAGCTTAAGGGGTTACAAAGTCATTGACGACGCCAAGAAACTAGTAGAAAACATGTGCCCAGGCGTCGTTTCATGTGCTGATATTGTAGCAATGGCTGCTCGTGATGCTGTTTTCTTT GCTGGCGGTCCGGTTTATGATATACCAAAAGGAAGAAAAGATGGAACAAGATCAAAATTAGAAGATACAAGAAACTTGCCTTCACCAAATTTTAATAGTAGTGAACTCATTCAAATGTTTAAGCACCATGGTTTCACTACTCAAGAAATGGTTGCTCTTTCTG GTGGACATACATTAGGAGTGGCTCGATGTTCATCGTTCAAGAACCGTTTAAAAAGCTTTGATTCCACGAACAACGTGGACCCAAGCATTGACAAACAGTTTGTGAAAACACTAGCGAAAACATGTAATGCGGGCGATAACGCAGAACAACCGTTTGATTCGTCAAGAAACATGTTTGATAACGATTATTACAACGCTCTTCAAAAGCAGGCTGGAGTCCTATCATCCGACCAAACCTTGATGACCGATCCTAGCACTAGACTAATTGTCAATGCGTACGCCATGAACCAAGCCATGTTCTTTTTCGACTTCCAACGAGCCATGGTTAAGATGGGGTTACTTGATGTTAAAGAGACGGGAGAAGTTCGTCAGAACTGCCGCAAAATCAACTGA